From the genome of Acidimicrobiia bacterium, one region includes:
- the rpmI gene encoding 50S ribosomal protein L35, whose amino-acid sequence MPKMKTHRGAAKRFHVTGTGKIRRRKAYRSHLLEKKPSKRTRRLGRAAWLTGADKKKVKKLLGR is encoded by the coding sequence ATGCCGAAGATGAAGACACACCGGGGCGCAGCGAAGCGTTTCCACGTGACCGGTACCGGGAAGATCCGTCGCCGCAAGGCGTACCGCTCGCACCTGCTCGAGAAGAAGCCGAGTAAGCGCACACGCCGACTCGGCCGCGCCGCCTGGCTCACCGGCGCCGACAAGAAGAAAGTCAAAAAGCTTCTCGGCCGCTGA
- the rplT gene encoding 50S ribosomal protein L20: MARVKRSVHGKKHRRKILDAASGYRGSRSRSFRKANEQVMHSGNYAYRDRRARKGDFRKLWIVRINAACRQHDMSYSRFVAGLKVAEIDVDRKILADLAVKDAAAFGALVSAAREALEAA; encoded by the coding sequence ATGGCCAGGGTCAAACGATCCGTCCATGGCAAGAAGCACCGCCGCAAAATCCTCGACGCCGCCTCGGGTTACCGCGGGTCGCGCAGCCGGAGCTTCCGCAAGGCCAACGAGCAGGTCATGCACTCCGGGAATTACGCGTATCGCGACCGGCGCGCGCGCAAGGGTGATTTCCGCAAGCTCTGGATCGTGCGCATCAACGCCGCGTGCCGCCAGCACGACATGTCGTACTCGCGCTTCGTCGCTGGGTTGAAGGTCGCGGAGATCGACGTCGACCGCAAGATCCTCGCCGACCTCGCGGTCAAGGATGCCGCCGCCTTCGGCGCGCTCGTGTCCGCCGCGAGGGAGGCCCTCGAAGCTGCCTGA
- a CDS encoding RNA methyltransferase, whose product MSGELGPRHRVVRRLRAVLRDARAREAERVFVVEGPRAVEAALDRGAALEAVFFGPNAEVAFAPLVARVEAVGVPVELLGEGVLEKLGSTVTPQPVLAVAPMPLLSGDDLAVDVLTRDGLVLVGVALADPGNVGTLLRSAEASGAAAIVLSAGSVDAYNPKVVRASAGAIFGIPVVEGWSAVEALDVLQQHGRRRVAADARSGTPYDAIDFCVPTAVVLGNEAHGLPSELDAHLDGRVTVPMHGSAESLNVAMAGSILCFESARQRARGTAR is encoded by the coding sequence ATGAGCGGAGAGCTTGGCCCGCGCCACCGCGTGGTCCGCCGGCTCCGCGCGGTCCTGCGCGACGCGCGTGCCCGCGAAGCCGAGCGCGTCTTCGTCGTCGAAGGGCCACGTGCGGTCGAGGCTGCGTTGGATCGCGGAGCTGCGCTCGAGGCGGTGTTCTTCGGCCCCAACGCCGAGGTCGCGTTCGCACCGTTGGTGGCGCGCGTCGAAGCGGTGGGCGTCCCGGTCGAGTTGCTCGGGGAAGGCGTGCTCGAGAAGCTCGGCTCCACCGTCACGCCGCAACCCGTGCTCGCGGTCGCGCCGATGCCCCTGCTTTCCGGGGATGATCTGGCCGTCGACGTGCTGACGCGTGACGGGCTGGTGCTCGTTGGTGTTGCGCTGGCCGACCCCGGCAACGTCGGCACGTTGCTGCGCAGCGCGGAAGCTTCGGGCGCGGCCGCAATCGTGCTCAGTGCCGGATCGGTCGATGCCTACAATCCCAAGGTCGTTCGCGCCTCCGCCGGCGCGATCTTCGGAATTCCCGTCGTAGAGGGGTGGTCGGCGGTGGAGGCGCTCGACGTGTTGCAGCAGCACGGTCGGCGGCGAGTGGCTGCCGACGCCCGCTCGGGCACGCCGTACGACGCGATCGACTTCTGCGTCCCCACCGCGGTCGTGCTCGGCAACGAGGCCCACGGCCTCCCGTCCGAGCTCGACGCGCATCTCGACGGGAGGGTCACCGTGCCCATGCACGGGTCCGCCGAGTCGCTCAACGTCGCGATGGCCGGTTCCATTCTCTGCTTCGAGTCGGCGCGCCAGCGCGCGCGGGGGACCGCACGATGA